A single window of Rhizobium sp. SL42 DNA harbors:
- a CDS encoding type I secretion system permease/ATPase, which produces MSEIRKRLEPPIEPTENRAGPRSPRLEASNDTDGTYARLERAVEDYLKAEVGNPKPQSATSAQPIRPPQNLRVAYSQTDTPETPSPETPSPEPTTEIRQEPQPEPDAPQSRPLESRAPDGMKVIDGDCGPVKAETTTTDNPASPRGGKGSGGGGGAFHKRLGQVDFNASLKAGIHAVKRNLLIVMVFTVASNVLVLAIPIYLFQISDRVLTSRSTDTLIMLTIVIVGAIILQSAFDALRRFILMRTAVEVAAQLGAPILSAAARASLQGNGREYQTLGDLQQVRSFLVSRTLLAFLDAPIAPLFLLAVFLIHPHLGYIVVVTAILLLIFTQINQRITAVPFADANTAQIKANLHLDSMTRNSQIINALAMIPEAVHIWGKDTAASLKAQVIAQDRNIAIAAVSKGIRLLTQVTMLGWGAYLSIQGELTGGMVIASSIIAGRALAPIEGAIEGWNQFSQSRAAYGRIAALLKASPLNFERLNLPKPEGRLDVERLLYVPQGTKRVVLNGISFALQPGDSLAVIGNSGAGKTTLGKMLVGSILPTSGNVRLDLMDLRNWDQRQFGENIGYLPQDVQLFPGTIKANIARMRSDADDEQIYRAAMLADVHEMIAGLPHGYETMVAADGSPLSGGQKQRIALARAFFGDPHLVVLDEPNSNLDSAGDVALMRALQHAKEQKITMITVTQRPALLNSVDKILLLVNGTVALFGMRMDVLKALQARGIDIEGGSFGHQLQ; this is translated from the coding sequence ATGTCGGAAATCCGCAAACGCCTGGAGCCACCGATTGAACCAACAGAAAACAGGGCGGGACCGAGATCGCCACGGCTGGAAGCATCGAATGATACGGATGGAACCTATGCAAGGCTCGAACGGGCCGTCGAAGATTATCTGAAAGCAGAGGTCGGCAATCCCAAGCCGCAATCGGCGACGTCGGCCCAGCCGATCCGCCCCCCGCAAAACCTGCGGGTCGCCTACAGCCAGACAGATACGCCAGAAACGCCCTCGCCAGAAACTCCCTCGCCCGAGCCGACCACCGAGATCAGGCAGGAACCGCAGCCCGAACCTGATGCACCGCAGAGCCGCCCGCTCGAATCGAGAGCCCCGGACGGCATGAAGGTGATCGATGGAGATTGCGGCCCGGTGAAGGCCGAAACAACCACCACGGACAATCCGGCATCCCCCCGGGGCGGCAAGGGATCGGGTGGCGGTGGCGGTGCGTTCCACAAGCGGCTCGGCCAGGTCGATTTCAATGCCAGCCTGAAGGCCGGCATCCATGCGGTCAAGCGCAACCTGTTGATCGTCATGGTATTCACTGTTGCGAGCAATGTGCTGGTGCTGGCCATACCGATCTATCTGTTCCAGATTTCGGACCGGGTGCTGACCAGCCGCTCGACCGATACGCTGATCATGCTGACGATCGTGATCGTCGGTGCCATCATTCTCCAGTCGGCCTTCGATGCATTGCGCCGTTTCATACTGATGCGAACCGCCGTGGAGGTTGCAGCCCAGCTCGGGGCGCCGATCCTGAGCGCGGCAGCGCGGGCGTCCCTGCAGGGCAATGGTCGTGAATACCAGACGCTCGGAGACCTGCAGCAGGTCCGCTCGTTCCTCGTCTCGCGGACGCTGCTCGCCTTTCTCGATGCCCCGATCGCACCGCTTTTCCTGCTCGCGGTTTTCCTGATTCACCCGCATCTCGGCTACATCGTCGTGGTCACGGCGATCCTGCTGCTGATCTTCACCCAGATAAACCAGCGCATCACGGCCGTGCCATTTGCGGACGCCAACACCGCACAGATCAAGGCCAACCTGCATCTTGATTCGATGACCCGCAATTCGCAGATCATCAATGCACTGGCGATGATACCGGAGGCGGTGCACATCTGGGGCAAGGATACGGCCGCATCGCTGAAGGCGCAGGTGATTGCGCAGGACAGGAACATCGCAATCGCTGCGGTCTCCAAAGGAATCCGTCTTCTGACGCAGGTCACGATGCTCGGCTGGGGTGCCTACCTTTCGATCCAAGGTGAACTCACCGGTGGCATGGTCATCGCGTCCTCGATCATTGCCGGGCGTGCGCTGGCGCCGATCGAAGGTGCGATCGAAGGATGGAACCAGTTCAGCCAGTCGCGCGCCGCCTATGGGCGGATCGCTGCGCTGCTGAAAGCCTCACCGCTCAATTTCGAGCGCCTCAACCTGCCGAAGCCCGAGGGGCGGCTGGACGTGGAGCGGCTGCTCTATGTGCCTCAGGGCACCAAGCGGGTCGTGCTGAACGGGATTTCGTTTGCTCTCCAGCCAGGCGATTCGCTTGCCGTCATCGGCAATTCCGGTGCGGGAAAGACCACGCTCGGCAAGATGCTGGTCGGCTCGATCCTGCCGACATCCGGAAATGTACGGCTGGACCTGATGGACCTTCGCAACTGGGACCAGCGGCAGTTCGGCGAAAACATCGGCTACCTGCCGCAGGACGTGCAGCTCTTCCCCGGAACCATCAAGGCCAATATTGCCCGGATGCGCTCCGATGCCGATGACGAGCAGATCTACCGCGCCGCCATGCTGGCCGATGTGCACGAAATGATCGCGGGCCTGCCGCATGGCTATGAAACGATGGTGGCTGCCGACGGCTCACCCCTGTCGGGCGGCCAGAAGCAGCGCATTGCACTGGCCCGGGCCTTTTTCGGCGACCCGCATCTGGTGGTTCTCGACGAGCCCAATTCCAACCTCGACAGCGCCGGCGACGTGGCCCTGATGCGCGCGCTTCAGCATGCCAAGGAGCAAAAGATCACCATGATCACCGTGACCCAGCGCCCTGCCCTGCTCAACAGCGTCGACAAGATCCTGCTCTTGGTCAACGGCACCGTCGCCTTGTTCGGCATGCGCATGGATGTGCTGAAGGCATTGCAAGCCCGCGGCATCGACATCGAAGGCGGTTCATTCGGCCATCAACTGCAATAG
- a CDS encoding HlyD family type I secretion periplasmic adaptor subunit — MVDIAKVHDIEWYSDVPRSISKQTIIGLVLMAIAFGGFGTWASTAPLAAAVIAQGSFVATGQNKILQHLEGGIIEQILVSEGDQVVEGQALVQLDETAAQAKKRELFLRRMRLDVTAARLTAQFETVEKLDLSSLLKEHRGDPDVWAILVSQQLNFRAQRQKLSSESALLQQNIRALEFREIGYTRQRDASIRQLELLKDEYAAKQILLEKGVARANEVKALLRAIAEADGQIGRLEAEIAETQAQRTKGEQEVLRAESAYREDALERLQAIQSERDMVREQLREAANILERATINAPVSGTVVRIHYHTNGGVIESGKAILEILPAGVPLIIEAQIPRNDIDSVKLGQSATIRLVALNQRTTPVLKGDVFYLSADALQQSGNTSTAPHDVYLARINIPPTELARVHGFTPTPGMPAEVMIQTNERTFFNYIARPITDSMSRAFSEQ, encoded by the coding sequence ATGGTAGACATCGCCAAAGTCCACGATATCGAGTGGTATTCCGACGTGCCACGGTCGATCAGCAAGCAGACGATTATCGGCCTCGTTCTGATGGCCATCGCCTTCGGCGGGTTCGGCACTTGGGCATCGACCGCGCCGCTTGCCGCTGCGGTCATTGCCCAAGGCAGCTTCGTCGCGACCGGCCAGAACAAGATCCTCCAGCATCTGGAGGGTGGCATTATCGAGCAAATCCTCGTCAGCGAAGGCGATCAGGTGGTCGAAGGACAGGCTCTCGTGCAACTGGACGAGACTGCGGCCCAGGCGAAAAAACGTGAACTGTTCCTACGCCGCATGCGACTGGATGTGACGGCGGCGCGGCTGACCGCGCAGTTCGAGACCGTCGAGAAACTGGATCTTTCCTCGTTGCTGAAAGAACACCGCGGCGATCCCGACGTCTGGGCGATCCTGGTCAGCCAGCAGCTGAATTTCAGGGCGCAGCGGCAAAAGCTCTCCAGCGAGAGCGCCTTGCTGCAACAAAACATCCGGGCACTCGAATTCCGCGAAATTGGCTATACAAGGCAACGCGATGCGTCCATCCGCCAGCTCGAACTGCTGAAGGATGAATATGCCGCAAAGCAGATCCTGCTGGAAAAGGGCGTGGCCCGGGCCAACGAGGTCAAGGCTCTGCTGCGGGCCATCGCCGAGGCGGACGGCCAGATCGGACGGCTTGAGGCGGAAATCGCCGAGACCCAGGCACAACGGACGAAGGGCGAGCAGGAAGTGTTGCGCGCGGAAAGTGCCTATCGCGAAGATGCACTCGAGCGGCTGCAGGCCATTCAGAGCGAGCGCGACATGGTGCGGGAGCAGTTGCGGGAAGCGGCCAATATCCTCGAGCGCGCGACAATCAATGCGCCGGTTTCCGGCACCGTCGTCCGGATCCACTATCACACCAACGGCGGTGTCATCGAAAGCGGCAAGGCAATCCTCGAAATCCTGCCCGCCGGCGTGCCGCTGATCATCGAAGCTCAGATCCCGCGCAACGACATCGACAGCGTCAAGCTGGGCCAGTCGGCCACCATTCGGCTGGTTGCCCTGAACCAGAGAACGACGCCCGTGCTCAAGGGCGATGTCTTCTACCTGTCGGCGGACGCGCTGCAGCAATCCGGCAATACGTCGACCGCCCCGCATGACGTCTATCTCGCCCGGATCAACATTCCACCAACGGAACTGGCACGGGTTCATGGCTTCACGCCGACACCCGGCATGCCGGCCGAAGTGATGATCCAGACCAACGAGCGCACCTTCTTCAACTATATCGCCAGACCGATTACCGACAGCATGTCGCGCGCCTTTTCCGAACAGTGA
- the gltA gene encoding citrate synthase, whose protein sequence is MTDKSASLKLGEQTVDLTVKGGTIGPDVIDIAALYKHTGAFTYDPGFTSTASCESKITYIDGDEGVLLHRGYPIEQLAEKGDFLEVCYLLLYGELPTAAQKKDFDHRVTHHTMVHEQMSRFFTGFRRDAHPMAVMVGTVGALSAFYHDSTDITDPHQRMVASLRMIAKMPTIAAMAYKYHIGQPFVYPKNDLDYASNFLRMCFAVPCEEYQVNPVLARAMDRIFILHADHEQNASTSTVRLAGSSGANPFACIAAGIACLWGPAHGGANEAALNMLMEIGTVDRIPEYIARAKDKNDPFRLMGFGHRVYKNYDPRAKIMQKTMYEVLEATGHGDDPLMQVALELEKIALSDPYFKEKKLYPNVDFYSGITLRALGFPTTMFTVLFALARTVGWIAQWNEMIEDPQQRIGRPRQLYTGSPQRDYLPVPKR, encoded by the coding sequence ATGACGGACAAGAGCGCTTCTTTGAAACTCGGCGAACAGACGGTTGACCTGACCGTCAAGGGTGGAACCATCGGCCCTGACGTGATCGATATCGCTGCCCTGTACAAGCACACCGGCGCCTTCACCTACGACCCGGGCTTCACCTCGACGGCGTCGTGCGAATCCAAGATCACCTATATCGACGGCGACGAAGGCGTTCTCCTGCATCGCGGCTATCCAATCGAGCAACTGGCCGAGAAGGGCGACTTCCTGGAAGTCTGCTACCTGCTTCTCTATGGCGAACTGCCGACAGCCGCCCAGAAGAAGGACTTCGACCATCGTGTCACGCATCACACCATGGTGCATGAACAGATGAGCCGTTTCTTTACCGGCTTTCGTCGCGACGCCCATCCGATGGCGGTCATGGTCGGCACGGTCGGCGCGCTCTCGGCCTTCTACCACGACTCGACCGACATCACCGATCCGCACCAGCGCATGGTCGCTTCGCTGCGCATGATCGCCAAGATGCCGACGATCGCCGCCATGGCCTACAAGTACCATATCGGCCAGCCCTTTGTTTACCCGAAGAACGACCTGGACTATGCGTCGAACTTCCTGCGCATGTGCTTTGCCGTTCCTTGCGAGGAATACCAGGTGAACCCGGTTCTCGCCCGCGCCATGGACCGCATCTTCATCCTGCACGCCGACCATGAGCAGAACGCATCGACCTCGACCGTTCGCCTGGCAGGCTCCTCGGGTGCCAACCCGTTCGCCTGCATCGCGGCCGGAATCGCCTGCCTCTGGGGCCCTGCACATGGCGGAGCCAACGAAGCGGCACTCAACATGCTGATGGAAATCGGCACCGTTGATCGCATTCCGGAATACATCGCCCGCGCCAAGGACAAGAACGACCCGTTCCGCCTGATGGGCTTTGGCCACCGCGTCTACAAGAACTACGATCCGCGCGCCAAGATCATGCAGAAGACCATGTACGAAGTGCTGGAAGCGACCGGTCATGGCGACGATCCGCTGATGCAGGTCGCTCTGGAGCTCGAAAAGATCGCGCTCAGCGACCCGTATTTCAAGGAAAAGAAGCTCTACCCGAATGTCGACTTCTATTCCGGCATCACGCTTCGCGCGCTTGGCTTCCCCACGACCATGTTCACCGTTCTGTTCGCGCTCGCCCGCACCGTCGGCTGGATCGCCCAGTGGAACGAAATGATCGAGGATCCGCAGCAGCGCATCGGCCGCCCGCGCCAGCTCTATACCGGCTCGCCGCAGCGCGACTACCTGCCGGTGCCCAAGCGCTGA
- a CDS encoding cation-translocating P-type ATPase: MREVAPHVSRGLNDAQVADARARWGVNSLPVAPPPVFFTVLLRQFLSPLIYILLAAAGLSLVLGKATDAGFIAIVLVINGMIGAFQEYSAGKSADALRALEQPQATVMRDGVRQRLDAVELVPGDIALVESGERTPADIELLAAEGLQCDEASLTGESRPVSKSVGEFAYAGTMITRGRATGCVRSTGSRTELGRIAGAVQAPASVRPPLMIRMEQFTRHIAYAVGVAIVVLVLGGLWRGMPLVDLLTMSVGLAVSAIPEGLPIAITVALAISMRRMAKAHVIVRHLPAVEALGSCTMIATDKTGTLTLNELTVTDIRLPDETHWVIDAGAHAPDGAIRSRDGNHVKASEAVSLLLRAASLPNEAELAGRDGLWGPSGDTVDIALLTAAHKAGMSKASLLEEFPLHRRLPYEPEQKYAASFHHSEDRLRIFAKGAPERLIAMCSSMQLGDEVVALDPHLLERQIAEMACDGLRVLAFAEGEMEHVGRDGLGGHLLVDLTFLGLAGMQDPIRPEVPTAIAACETAGIGVVVVTGDDPRTARVIAGRAGIPVDDRSVATGDEVADALAEAESVLDQLTRRIRVFARVKPEQKLSIVRSLARNGHFVAVTGDGVNDAPALKHAHVGVAMGMKGTDVAKESADIILTDDNFASIVAGIVEGRVAYGNIRKVVFMLVATGAAEVLLFLLAMVLGLPMPLSAVQLLWLNLVTNGVQDVALVTEPAEGDELTRPARRPDEALFDRLMLRRLVVATLVMGLGGFAVFYTLLNTGMAPIQASNLLLVLFILFENVQCLASRSERRSVFGQSPFTNPYLLLGIIGSQALHLAAMYLPGLSDVLGIAPIAATDWLLLFGISLLVLAVSEMDKAFECRRSNH; encoded by the coding sequence TTGTTGCGTCAGTTCTTAAGTCCGCTGATCTATATCCTGCTTGCCGCCGCAGGTCTTTCTCTTGTGCTTGGCAAGGCGACAGACGCCGGCTTCATTGCGATCGTGCTTGTGATAAACGGCATGATCGGCGCCTTTCAGGAGTATTCTGCAGGAAAATCGGCGGATGCGTTGAGAGCCTTGGAGCAACCACAGGCGACCGTTATGCGGGATGGCGTGCGCCAAAGGCTGGATGCCGTTGAACTGGTGCCGGGAGACATCGCGCTCGTGGAGAGCGGCGAGAGGACGCCGGCCGACATCGAACTGCTTGCGGCGGAAGGGCTGCAATGTGACGAGGCCTCGCTAACGGGCGAATCAAGACCGGTGTCCAAATCTGTCGGCGAATTCGCCTATGCCGGGACCATGATAACACGCGGGCGGGCGACGGGCTGTGTTCGGTCGACAGGCAGCCGCACCGAACTTGGCCGCATTGCCGGGGCCGTTCAGGCTCCCGCCAGTGTCAGGCCGCCTCTGATGATCAGGATGGAGCAGTTTACCCGCCATATCGCCTATGCGGTCGGTGTGGCGATCGTCGTTCTGGTCTTGGGCGGCCTTTGGCGGGGGATGCCCCTGGTGGACCTGTTGACCATGTCCGTCGGCCTGGCCGTCAGTGCCATACCCGAGGGGCTACCGATCGCGATCACCGTGGCGCTGGCCATCAGCATGCGTCGCATGGCGAAAGCCCATGTCATAGTCCGTCATTTGCCGGCCGTGGAGGCACTCGGTTCCTGCACGATGATCGCGACCGACAAGACGGGAACGTTGACGCTGAACGAACTCACCGTCACCGACATCCGACTGCCCGATGAAACCCATTGGGTGATCGATGCCGGTGCTCATGCTCCCGATGGCGCGATCCGCAGCCGGGATGGCAACCATGTCAAGGCAAGCGAAGCCGTATCGCTGTTGTTGCGGGCTGCAAGTCTGCCCAATGAAGCCGAGCTCGCGGGCCGTGACGGCTTGTGGGGTCCGAGCGGTGACACGGTCGATATCGCCCTGCTGACCGCCGCCCACAAGGCCGGCATGTCGAAAGCCAGTCTGTTAGAAGAATTTCCGTTGCATCGGCGCCTGCCTTACGAGCCGGAGCAGAAATATGCAGCTTCCTTTCATCATTCAGAAGACCGGCTTCGCATCTTTGCCAAGGGGGCGCCGGAGCGGTTGATCGCCATGTGTTCCAGCATGCAACTCGGCGATGAGGTGGTCGCACTCGATCCGCATCTGCTGGAGCGTCAGATCGCCGAAATGGCCTGCGATGGTCTGCGCGTGCTCGCCTTTGCCGAAGGCGAGATGGAGCATGTCGGTCGCGATGGTCTCGGCGGCCATCTGCTGGTGGATCTGACTTTCCTCGGACTGGCCGGCATGCAGGACCCGATCCGGCCCGAGGTTCCAACCGCTATCGCCGCCTGCGAGACCGCCGGAATTGGTGTCGTCGTGGTGACCGGTGACGATCCGCGCACGGCAAGGGTGATCGCCGGCAGGGCAGGTATCCCGGTCGATGATCGTTCCGTGGCAACGGGCGACGAGGTGGCGGATGCTTTGGCAGAGGCGGAAAGTGTGCTGGATCAGCTGACACGCCGCATCCGTGTCTTCGCCCGTGTGAAGCCCGAGCAGAAGCTTTCCATCGTTCGCTCGCTGGCCCGCAACGGTCACTTTGTTGCGGTCACCGGGGATGGGGTCAACGATGCCCCGGCGCTCAAGCATGCGCATGTGGGTGTGGCAATGGGCATGAAGGGTACGGATGTCGCCAAGGAGAGTGCCGACATCATCCTGACGGATGACAATTTTGCCTCCATCGTTGCCGGCATTGTCGAGGGCAGGGTAGCCTATGGCAATATCCGCAAGGTCGTCTTCATGCTCGTTGCGACCGGTGCAGCAGAGGTCCTGCTATTCCTGCTTGCCATGGTGCTCGGTCTGCCCATGCCGCTCAGTGCGGTACAACTTCTGTGGTTGAACCTTGTCACCAATGGCGTCCAGGACGTGGCACTGGTGACAGAGCCCGCGGAAGGCGATGAGCTTACCCGCCCGGCTCGCCGGCCGGATGAGGCACTCTTCGACCGTCTGATGCTGCGCCGTCTGGTCGTGGCGACCTTGGTCATGGGCCTCGGCGGCTTTGCCGTGTTTTATACCCTTCTGAATACCGGCATGGCACCGATCCAGGCAAGCAATCTCCTGCTCGTCCTGTTTATCCTCTTCGAGAATGTCCAGTGCTTAGCCAGCCGCTCCGAACGGCGCTCTGTCTTCGGCCAGTCGCCCTTTACCAATCCGTATTTGCTGCTCGGCATCATTGGCTCACAGGCGCTGCACCTTGCGGCCATGTATCTGCCCGGATTGAGCGATGTGCTCGGCATAGCCCCGATCGCGGCAACCGACTGGCTTCTACTTTTCGGCATCTCCCTGCTTGTTCTCGCCGTCAGCGAAATGGACAAGGCCTTCGAATGCCGCCGCTCCAACCACTGA
- the lexA gene encoding transcriptional repressor LexA, whose protein sequence is MLTRKQQELLLFIHERMKESGVPPSFDEMKDALDLASKSGIHRLITALEERGFIRRLPNRARALEVIKLPEAYTPSLQPRRGFAPSVIEGSLGKTPPAPAAPSKSSPDGGSASVSVPVMGRIAAGVPISAIQNNTHDITVPAEMIGSGEHYALEVKGDSMIDAGILDGDTVIIRNASNANPGDIVVALVDDEEATLKRFRRRGASIALEAANPAYETRIFGPDRVKIQGKLVGLIRRYH, encoded by the coding sequence ATGCTGACGCGCAAGCAACAGGAACTGCTTCTATTCATCCATGAACGGATGAAGGAATCCGGCGTGCCTCCCTCTTTCGACGAAATGAAGGACGCACTCGATCTGGCGTCGAAATCCGGGATTCACCGGTTGATCACGGCACTGGAGGAGCGCGGCTTCATCCGCCGCCTGCCGAACAGGGCTCGAGCGCTTGAAGTCATCAAGCTGCCGGAAGCCTATACGCCGAGCCTGCAGCCACGGCGCGGCTTTGCGCCCAGCGTGATAGAAGGCAGCCTTGGCAAGACACCGCCGGCACCAGCTGCGCCGAGCAAGTCGTCCCCTGACGGCGGATCCGCATCGGTGAGCGTTCCGGTCATGGGCCGGATCGCCGCAGGTGTTCCAATCTCTGCCATCCAGAACAATACCCATGACATCACCGTACCGGCCGAGATGATCGGCTCGGGCGAGCACTATGCGCTGGAGGTCAAGGGCGATTCGATGATCGATGCCGGCATTCTCGACGGCGACACCGTGATCATCCGCAATGCATCCAACGCCAATCCCGGCGACATCGTCGTGGCCCTGGTTGACGACGAAGAGGCTACGCTGAAGCGCTTTCGCCGGCGTGGGGCATCGATCGCGCTGGAGGCGGCCAATCCGGCCTACGAGACGCGCATTTTCGGGCCAGACCGGGTGAAGATCCAGGGCAAGCTCGTCGGCCTCATCCGCCGCTATCACTGA
- a CDS encoding ComEC/Rec2 family competence protein, whose protein sequence is MADAVAQGGAALPDRSPAVERQAVAARRTNSPLIYWRARCERLPAVCTAALALEARHGHFFHFVPVCLGTGAALWFVLPAPPPAAVTVCIFAVLLSGIGVKNAPASAAHAMFCAAALFCAGMLLAEWQTRSVATTVLDQPVVTIVTGVVERREAGAAGEWRYVMRLTGTLEPQLRRPPERISILARSRHEPLPIGATATGRARLSPPSGPALPGMNDFAFASYFSGIGAVGFFLGPPAAVTPPRLTPSLSGPPWTESGPQTGYEYWGEFWQVLDRQLFALRDQISTRIRTVVPGDPGAFAASIITGERRSMSKGATEALRLSGLAHITAISGLNMALAAGIFFVGLRASLSLFPVLAQAYPVKKIAAAGALLAVTGYVLISGYQVSAVRAYLMTSIMLVAVLVDRPAISLRNLALAATIILIVQPSAVLGPSFQMSFAATAALIAGYAGWRSRPRHLLPRFRARKYVVLATLGRFFGGTLATSLIGGLATAIFAINHFHRLSTHSLEANLIAMPLISLIVMPAGFVAMILMPLGLDAPFLIVMGYGLEWVLLVAREIAGWGDGYAFTRQPDWLLPLTVAGFLLLTLLRSPLRHAGTVVMAVTLLAAALSNQKPRADLVVSEDGRLVGFWPGTTATPTEGDRIATNRIRPPAFIFDQWQPALGVTAAIAPQTMSGPAVDAVSPDRPRRTPLSEMEISVARQRLEDLLASAGNRYFTCTKSACAAVLDGWRIITLDRHEVTGIACDLADLVIVSQRPGFDDCRSGARLISADSLRSSGTLEIFLRDRSSRTLTIVPSFAGPSRPWTRHRLYDWQNGSQAESHSADLLSQQ, encoded by the coding sequence ATGGCCGACGCAGTCGCGCAAGGCGGTGCGGCGCTGCCCGATAGGTCGCCTGCGGTCGAACGGCAGGCAGTCGCTGCAAGACGGACCAACTCGCCTCTGATCTACTGGCGCGCACGCTGTGAAAGGCTTCCCGCGGTATGCACGGCCGCCCTCGCGCTTGAAGCGCGCCACGGCCATTTTTTTCACTTCGTACCGGTATGCCTCGGGACGGGGGCCGCGCTCTGGTTCGTCCTCCCTGCGCCACCACCGGCAGCCGTTACAGTCTGCATTTTTGCAGTGCTGTTGTCCGGCATCGGGGTGAAGAATGCGCCTGCATCGGCAGCACATGCCATGTTTTGCGCTGCAGCATTGTTCTGTGCCGGCATGCTGCTTGCGGAATGGCAGACGCGGAGCGTCGCAACCACTGTGCTCGACCAGCCGGTGGTGACGATCGTTACCGGGGTGGTCGAACGTCGGGAGGCGGGAGCCGCCGGGGAATGGCGCTATGTCATGCGGCTAACGGGTACACTTGAGCCGCAACTGCGCCGCCCGCCCGAGCGCATCTCCATCCTTGCCCGCAGCCGCCATGAGCCGCTGCCGATTGGTGCTACGGCAACCGGACGTGCCCGCCTGTCGCCGCCGTCAGGCCCCGCGCTGCCCGGAATGAACGATTTCGCATTTGCCAGCTATTTTTCCGGTATCGGTGCCGTTGGCTTCTTTCTCGGCCCACCCGCGGCGGTCACTCCGCCGCGGCTCACGCCCTCGCTTTCGGGGCCGCCATGGACTGAATCGGGACCGCAAACCGGCTACGAATACTGGGGTGAATTCTGGCAGGTGTTGGATCGGCAGTTGTTTGCGCTGCGCGACCAGATCTCCACCCGCATTCGAACCGTTGTGCCAGGCGATCCCGGCGCATTTGCCGCATCGATCATCACCGGTGAGAGGCGGTCGATGTCCAAGGGTGCAACTGAAGCGCTGCGTCTGTCCGGCCTTGCCCATATCACGGCGATCTCCGGCCTCAATATGGCGCTCGCTGCCGGGATCTTCTTTGTCGGCCTGCGCGCCAGCCTCAGCCTGTTTCCGGTCTTGGCCCAGGCCTATCCGGTGAAGAAGATCGCTGCGGCTGGCGCACTTCTGGCGGTAACCGGCTATGTGCTGATTTCCGGTTATCAGGTCTCGGCAGTGAGGGCCTATCTGATGACTTCGATCATGCTGGTGGCTGTGCTTGTTGACCGTCCCGCGATCAGCCTGCGCAACCTTGCTCTGGCCGCGACCATCATCCTGATCGTCCAGCCCTCTGCCGTGCTGGGCCCCAGTTTCCAGATGTCGTTTGCGGCCACCGCGGCGCTGATCGCCGGTTACGCTGGCTGGCGATCGAGACCCAGACACCTGCTTCCACGCTTTCGCGCGCGCAAATACGTCGTGCTTGCGACCTTGGGGCGCTTTTTCGGCGGGACGTTGGCGACCTCCCTGATCGGCGGACTGGCGACGGCGATATTTGCAATCAACCATTTTCATCGGCTTTCGACCCACAGCCTCGAGGCCAATCTGATTGCCATGCCGTTGATATCTCTGATTGTGATGCCGGCAGGCTTTGTTGCGATGATTCTCATGCCGCTCGGGCTCGACGCCCCATTCCTAATTGTCATGGGCTACGGCCTCGAATGGGTCCTGCTTGTCGCCCGGGAGATTGCAGGATGGGGTGACGGTTACGCGTTCACGCGTCAACCGGACTGGCTCCTGCCGCTGACCGTTGCCGGTTTTCTGCTGTTGACGCTTTTGCGCAGTCCTTTGCGTCATGCGGGGACCGTCGTGATGGCCGTCACCTTGCTGGCGGCGGCCCTTTCGAACCAGAAGCCGAGGGCCGATCTGGTCGTCAGTGAAGACGGGCGGTTGGTAGGATTCTGGCCGGGCACGACAGCAACGCCGACGGAGGGTGATCGGATCGCCACCAACCGCATCCGCCCGCCCGCTTTCATCTTCGATCAATGGCAGCCCGCGCTCGGCGTTACCGCCGCGATTGCGCCACAGACAATGTCCGGTCCTGCAGTCGACGCTGTTTCGCCGGACAGGCCAAGGCGCACGCCTCTGTCGGAAATGGAAATCTCTGTGGCCCGTCAACGGCTCGAAGATCTTCTCGCCTCAGCCGGCAACCGGTATTTCACCTGCACCAAGAGCGCCTGCGCCGCCGTGCTTGACGGTTGGCGCATCATCACGCTCGACCGCCACGAGGTGACGGGCATCGCCTGTGATCTAGCCGATCTTGTCATCGTTTCCCAGCGCCCGGGTTTTGACGACTGCCGGTCCGGCGCGCGGCTGATTTCGGCTGACAGTCTGCGCAGTAGCGGAACCCTCGAAATCTTCCTTCGTGATCGCTCCAGCCGCACGCTGACGATCGTCCCTTCCTTTGCCGGTCCGTCGCGTCCCTGGACGCGTCACCGCCTGTATGATTGGCAAAACGGTTCGCAAGCCGAAAGCCATTCGGCCGACCTGCTTTCCCAGCAGTAG